A region of Necator americanus strain Aroian chromosome I, whole genome shotgun sequence DNA encodes the following proteins:
- a CDS encoding hypothetical protein (NECATOR_CHRI.G171.T2): MCLPHQENNQTLPMEQSSYGINKYVSFKLLLMGARLATTNRSRLQLKNEKSPFGKETVPNVETPFDAVLMAPPKVHFMERSEEASDFISGKHKQNSKLRTPEKTQKSDSGEKRNDQQKSEVYNKSLINPPTGVLGNPASAKIHNSVPESRKTESSKKREKFKMKRKLRARKTNEGKTTAPAAKEEIKDKALASKKTERTESSSDVKVLSKTTKGGKERSCNKSESYPILETACEDRALLTEAVNRPPPKIDNFFEMANPFENEYDLLDVSDTIFDIANDFPDICLPSKLFARHIEALDAKKPKKGISRESIIEKSAVGPRPESKKDQPVK; this comes from the exons ATGTGCCTACCACATCAGGAAAACAATCAAACACTTCCTATGGAACAAAGCAGTTATGGAATAAACAAGTACGTATCATTCAAACTGTTGTTGATGGGTGCCCGGTTGGCCACTACA AATCGCAGCAGATTacaattgaaaaatgaaaagagccCATTTGGAAAAGAGACGGTACCGAACGTGGAGACCCCCTTCGATGCAGTGCTGATGGCTCCCCCCAAAGTCCATTTTATGGAGAGAAGCGAAGAAGCATCCGATTTCATCAGtggtaaacataaacaaaacagCAAATTACGAACAcctgaaaaaacacaaaag TCAGAtagtggagaaaaaagaaatgaccaACAGAAGTCAGAAGTATACAATAAATCGTTAATAAATCCTCCAACGGGTGTTTTAGGGAACCCTGCTTCAG caaagatCCACAACTCTGTACCAGAGAGCAGGAAAACAGAATCAtcaaagaagagagaaaaatttaagatGAAACGAAAACTGCGAGctagaaaaacaaacgaagGAAAGACGACAGCGCCAGCAGCGAAGGAAGAAATTAAGGACAAAGCTTTAGCTTCGAAGAAGACGGAAAGGACAGAATCCTCGAGCGACGTAAAAGTGCTTTCGAAGACCACGAAGGGTGGGAAGGAGCGCAGTTGCAACAAATC gGAATCCTATCCCATCCTCGAAACAGCTTGTGAAGATCGTGCCTTGCTCACAGAAGCAGTTAACAGGCCACCTCCGAAAATCgacaatttctttgaaatggcGAACccatttgaaaatgaatatgatCTTTTGGAT GTTTCAGATACGATTTTCGACATCGCAAACGATTTTCCGGACATCTGCCTCCCTTCCAAGTTGTTTGCGCGACATATTGAAGCGTTAGATGCTAAGAAACCG aaaaaaggaatatcaCGTGAAAGTATAATCGAGAAAAGTGCTGTGGGACCACGTCCAGAATCGAAGAAAGATCAACCAGTGAAATGA
- a CDS encoding hypothetical protein (NECATOR_CHRI.G171.T1) has translation MARNRPKPPKPLTPVVDELVPNLFGRNRSRLQLKNEKSPFGKETVPNVETPFDAVLMAPPKVHFMERSEEASDFISGKHKQNSKLRTPEKTQKSDSGEKRNDQQKSEVYNKSLINPPTGVLGNPASAKIHNSVPESRKTESSKKREKFKMKRKLRARKTNEGKTTAPAAKEEIKDKALASKKTERTESSSDVKVLSKTTKGGKERSCNKSESYPILETACEDRALLTEAVNRPPPKIDNFFEMANPFENEYDLLDVSDTIFDIANDFPDICLPSKLFARHIEALDAKKPKKGISRESIIEKSAVGPRPESKKDQPVK, from the exons atggctcgaaaccgTCCTAAGCCGCCCAAACCTCTCACACCTgtggtcgatgaattggtaccgaACTTGTTTGGGAGG AATCGCAGCAGATTacaattgaaaaatgaaaagagccCATTTGGAAAAGAGACGGTACCGAACGTGGAGACCCCCTTCGATGCAGTGCTGATGGCTCCCCCCAAAGTCCATTTTATGGAGAGAAGCGAAGAAGCATCCGATTTCATCAGtggtaaacataaacaaaacagCAAATTACGAACAcctgaaaaaacacaaaag TCAGAtagtggagaaaaaagaaatgaccaACAGAAGTCAGAAGTATACAATAAATCGTTAATAAATCCTCCAACGGGTGTTTTAGGGAACCCTGCTTCAG caaagatCCACAACTCTGTACCAGAGAGCAGGAAAACAGAATCAtcaaagaagagagaaaaatttaagatGAAACGAAAACTGCGAGctagaaaaacaaacgaagGAAAGACGACAGCGCCAGCAGCGAAGGAAGAAATTAAGGACAAAGCTTTAGCTTCGAAGAAGACGGAAAGGACAGAATCCTCGAGCGACGTAAAAGTGCTTTCGAAGACCACGAAGGGTGGGAAGGAGCGCAGTTGCAACAAATC gGAATCCTATCCCATCCTCGAAACAGCTTGTGAAGATCGTGCCTTGCTCACAGAAGCAGTTAACAGGCCACCTCCGAAAATCgacaatttctttgaaatggcGAACccatttgaaaatgaatatgatCTTTTGGAT GTTTCAGATACGATTTTCGACATCGCAAACGATTTTCCGGACATCTGCCTCCCTTCCAAGTTGTTTGCGCGACATATTGAAGCGTTAGATGCTAAGAAACCG aaaaaaggaatatcaCGTGAAAGTATAATCGAGAAAAGTGCTGTGGGACCACGTCCAGAATCGAAGAAAGATCAACCAGTGAAATGA